A stretch of Flavobacterium sp. N2270 DNA encodes these proteins:
- the groL gene encoding chaperonin GroEL (60 kDa chaperone family; promotes refolding of misfolded polypeptides especially under stressful conditions; forms two stacked rings of heptamers to form a barrel-shaped 14mer; ends can be capped by GroES; misfolded proteins enter the barrel where they are refolded when GroES binds): protein MAKDIKFDIEARDGLKRGVDALANAVKVTLGPKGRNVIISKSFGGPSVTKDGVSVAKEIELADPLENMGAQMVKEVASKTNDLAGDGTTTATVLAQAIVKEGLKNVAAGANPMDLKRGIDKAVEAIVEDLGKQSQTVGNSTDKIKQIASISANNDETIGELIATAFSKVGKEGVITVEEAKGTDTYVDVVEGMQFDRGYLSPYFVTDADKMVAELNNPYILLFDKKISNLQELLPILEPVAQSGKPLLIIAEDVDGQALATLVVNKLRGGLKIAAVKAPGFGDRRKAMLEDIAILTGGTVIAEESGYSLENATLEMLGTAENVTIDKDNTTIVNGAGSADNIKARVNQIKAQVETTTSDYDREKLQERLAKLAGGVAVLYVGAASEVEMKEKKDRVDDALHATRAAVEEGIVAGGGVALVRAKAVLTKLKAENADEATGIQIVNKAVEAPLRTIVENAGGEGSVVISKVLEGKGDFGYNAKTSEYVQMLKAGIIDPKKVTRVALENAASVSGMILTTECALIDIKEESSAMPPMGGGMPGMM from the coding sequence ATGGCAAAAGATATAAAATTCGATATAGAAGCAAGAGATGGACTAAAAAGAGGTGTAGATGCATTGGCAAACGCTGTAAAAGTAACTCTTGGACCAAAAGGAAGAAATGTTATTATTAGCAAATCATTTGGTGGCCCATCGGTAACTAAAGATGGAGTTTCGGTAGCTAAAGAAATTGAATTAGCTGATCCATTAGAAAATATGGGAGCGCAAATGGTAAAAGAAGTTGCTTCTAAAACTAATGATTTAGCAGGAGATGGAACAACAACTGCAACTGTTCTTGCACAAGCAATTGTAAAAGAAGGGTTAAAAAACGTAGCAGCTGGTGCAAACCCAATGGATTTAAAAAGAGGAATTGATAAAGCTGTAGAAGCTATTGTTGAAGATCTTGGAAAGCAATCTCAAACTGTTGGTAATTCTACAGACAAAATAAAACAAATCGCTTCAATTTCAGCAAATAACGACGAAACAATTGGAGAGTTAATAGCGACTGCATTTAGCAAAGTTGGAAAAGAAGGAGTAATTACTGTTGAAGAAGCAAAAGGAACTGATACTTATGTAGATGTTGTTGAAGGAATGCAATTTGACAGAGGATATCTTTCTCCTTATTTTGTAACAGATGCAGATAAAATGGTGGCTGAATTAAATAACCCATACATTTTATTATTCGATAAAAAAATATCAAACTTACAAGAATTGTTACCTATTCTTGAACCAGTAGCGCAATCTGGAAAACCTTTATTAATTATTGCGGAAGATGTAGATGGTCAAGCATTAGCAACTTTAGTAGTTAATAAATTAAGAGGTGGATTAAAAATCGCTGCTGTAAAAGCTCCAGGTTTTGGAGACAGAAGAAAAGCAATGTTAGAAGATATTGCTATCTTAACTGGTGGTACTGTAATTGCCGAAGAAAGCGGATATTCTTTAGAAAACGCTACTTTAGAAATGTTAGGAACGGCAGAAAATGTAACAATTGACAAAGACAATACAACTATTGTAAATGGTGCAGGAAGTGCAGACAACATCAAAGCAAGAGTAAACCAAATCAAAGCTCAGGTTGAAACTACAACTTCTGACTATGATAGAGAAAAACTGCAAGAACGTTTGGCTAAATTAGCTGGTGGTGTTGCCGTTTTATATGTAGGTGCTGCTTCTGAGGTTGAAATGAAAGAGAAAAAAGATAGAGTTGACGATGCGTTACATGCAACTAGAGCAGCTGTTGAAGAAGGTATTGTTGCTGGTGGTGGAGTAGCTTTAGTAAGAGCAAAAGCTGTTTTAACTAAATTAAAAGCTGAAAACGCAGACGAAGCTACGGGTATACAAATTGTAAACAAAGCAGTTGAAGCGCCTTTAAGAACCATTGTTGAGAATGCTGGCGGAGAAGGTTCAGTAGTTATTTCTAAAGTATTAGAAGGAAAAGGAGATTTTGGCTATAATGCTAAAACTAGTGAGTATGTTCAAATGCTAAAAGCTGGAATTATTGACCCTAAAAAAGTTACCAGAGTTGCTCTTGAAAACGCAGCTTCAGTTTCAGGAATGATTCTTACGACTGAATGTGCTCTTATTGACATTAAAGAAGAAAGTTCAGCTATGCCTCCAATGGGCGGAGGAATGCCTGGAATGATGTAA
- a CDS encoding sigma-54 interaction domain-containing protein, with product MESIQATKQRFEIIGNDPKLNRAIEKAIQVAPTDISVLVTGESGVGKESIPKIIHSLSHRKHAKYIAVNCGAIPEGTIDSELFGHEKGSFTGATNSRDGYFEVADGGTIFLDEVGELPLTTQVRLLRVLENGEFIKVGSSKVQKTNVRIVAATNVNMFDAIEKGKFREDLYYRLSTVEILLPPLRERKEDIHLLFRKFAADFAHKYKMPPIKLSNEAIQYLIQYRWSGNIRQLRNIAEQISVLETNRETSLQTLKGYLPQQGNNLPSVVNNQKSENDFSNEREILYKVLFDMKSDLNDLKKLTLELMQNGTSKVQEDQKNLIKRIYEKSEDNSIFENEKKQELLPQATNEIIQEEFIDEEEDDSNYLFAETVEEEETLSLEAKEIELIKKSLERNNGKRKAAADELGISERTLYRKIKQYDL from the coding sequence ATGGAATCTATACAAGCCACAAAACAACGATTTGAAATTATTGGAAATGATCCAAAACTAAATCGAGCTATAGAAAAAGCAATACAAGTTGCTCCTACTGATATTTCTGTATTAGTAACTGGGGAAAGTGGTGTTGGTAAAGAAAGTATTCCAAAAATAATCCATTCACTTTCTCATCGCAAGCATGCAAAATATATAGCTGTAAACTGTGGAGCAATACCAGAAGGTACGATTGACAGTGAATTATTTGGACACGAAAAAGGTTCGTTTACTGGCGCAACAAACTCTCGTGATGGGTATTTTGAAGTGGCTGATGGAGGGACTATATTTTTAGACGAAGTTGGTGAATTACCGCTAACCACTCAAGTACGTTTATTACGTGTTTTAGAAAATGGCGAATTTATTAAAGTTGGTTCTTCAAAAGTTCAAAAAACAAATGTTCGAATAGTAGCTGCCACAAACGTTAACATGTTTGATGCTATTGAAAAAGGAAAATTTAGAGAAGATTTATATTACCGTTTAAGTACTGTAGAAATTTTACTTCCTCCTTTAAGAGAAAGAAAAGAAGACATTCATTTATTGTTTAGAAAATTTGCGGCTGATTTTGCTCATAAATACAAAATGCCTCCTATTAAATTATCTAACGAAGCTATTCAATATCTTATTCAATATAGATGGAGTGGTAATATTAGGCAATTACGAAATATTGCCGAACAAATTTCTGTTCTTGAAACCAACAGAGAAACTTCGCTGCAAACTTTAAAAGGATATCTACCTCAACAAGGAAATAATTTACCATCGGTAGTTAACAATCAAAAATCTGAAAACGATTTTAGCAACGAGCGTGAAATTTTATACAAAGTGCTATTCGATATGAAAAGCGATTTGAATGATTTAAAGAAGCTCACTCTTGAATTAATGCAAAATGGAACATCTAAAGTTCAGGAAGATCAGAAAAATTTAATTAAAAGAATTTACGAAAAAAGTGAAGATAATTCTATCTTTGAAAACGAGAAAAAACAAGAACTCCTTCCTCAAGCTACAAATGAAATAATTCAAGAAGAATTTATTGACGAGGAAGAAGATGATTCTAATTACCTTTTCGCAGAAACAGTTGAAGAAGAAGAAACACTGAGTCTAGAAGCTAAAGAAATTGAATTGATTAAAAAATCGTTAGAACGAAATAACGGAAAAAGAAAAGCTGCCGCTGACGAATTAGGAATCTCCGAAAGAACACTTTACAGAAAAATCAAACAATACGATTTATAA
- the secG gene encoding preprotein translocase subunit SecG yields MMGFTGFLIAIALVCFLLILAVMVQNPKGGGLDSSFGGSQQMGGVQKTTDFLDKSTWTLGGILIALILLSTLAFNNGNTSGSKILGNDDAAAPATTTIAPTPEATQQAAETATSTEEEAK; encoded by the coding sequence ATTATGGGATTCACAGGTTTTTTAATCGCAATAGCATTAGTTTGCTTTTTATTAATATTAGCAGTTATGGTTCAAAACCCTAAAGGTGGAGGATTAGACTCTTCTTTTGGAGGTTCTCAACAAATGGGTGGAGTACAAAAAACTACAGACTTTTTAGATAAGAGTACTTGGACATTAGGTGGTATTTTAATTGCATTAATATTATTATCTACACTTGCTTTTAATAATGGAAACACAAGTGGTTCAAAAATATTAGGAAACGATGATGCAGCAGCTCCTGCTACTACAACTATCGCTCCTACACCTGAAGCTACTCAACAAGCAGCTGAAACTGCAACTTCAACTGAAGAAGAAGCAAAATAA
- a CDS encoding tetratricopeptide repeat protein: MNSTELTYLLNKPFALNEKQTVALETVLHEFPYFQAARVLHLKGLLNQESFRYNYELKKTAANTVDRSILFNFITSNEFTTIQSNLIDLEIEHINNISVVQSEIIEEIKIQDSAIEVETENIDLEIGKPLAFENSEKHSFQEWLTLTKITPIERKEDSEIEEFTEEKQKKIELIDRFIELNPKISPVKENAKTPLNININKDEPTHLMTETLAKVYLEQKKFNKAIQAYEILILKYPEKSSFFADRIKKIKDLQQNN; encoded by the coding sequence TTGAACAGTACTGAATTAACATATTTACTTAACAAACCTTTCGCTTTAAATGAAAAGCAAACCGTTGCATTGGAAACAGTTCTTCATGAATTCCCCTATTTTCAAGCAGCAAGAGTTCTTCATTTAAAAGGATTGCTAAATCAAGAAAGTTTCAGATACAATTATGAATTAAAAAAAACAGCAGCCAATACTGTTGACAGATCAATACTTTTTAATTTCATTACTTCAAATGAGTTTACAACTATTCAAAGTAACTTAATTGACCTAGAGATAGAACATATTAATAATATAAGCGTTGTTCAAAGCGAAATAATTGAGGAAATAAAAATTCAAGATTCTGCAATAGAAGTTGAAACCGAAAACATTGATTTGGAAATAGGAAAACCTTTAGCATTTGAAAACAGCGAAAAACATTCATTTCAAGAATGGTTAACATTAACAAAAATAACACCTATTGAAAGGAAAGAGGATTCTGAAATTGAAGAATTTACAGAAGAAAAACAAAAAAAAATAGAACTTATTGACCGATTTATTGAATTAAATCCAAAAATTTCACCTGTAAAAGAAAACGCTAAAACACCTTTAAACATTAACATAAACAAAGATGAACCAACGCACTTAATGACTGAAACGTTAGCAAAAGTTTATTTAGAACAAAAAAAATTCAATAAAGCAATACAAGCTTATGAGATTTTAATTTTGAAATATCCAGAAAAAAGTAGTTTCTTTGCAGACCGAATAAAAAAAATAAAAGATTTACAACAAAATAATTAA
- the miaB gene encoding tRNA (N6-isopentenyl adenosine(37)-C2)-methylthiotransferase MiaB, with protein MEKTIDENKQGTKLVLEEKKENTKKLFIESYGCAMNFSDSEIVASILNNQGYNTTDKLEDADLVLVNTCSIRDKAEQTIRKRLQKYNAVKRDINPNMKVGVLGCMAERLKEKFLEEEKIVDLVVGPDAYKDIPNLLNEVEEGRDAINVILSKEETYGDISPVRLNSNGINAFVSITRGCDNMCTFCVVPFTRGRERSREPQSILDEIADLWNKGYKEVCLLGQNVDSYLWYGGGLKKDFDKASEMQKATSVDFAQLLDMSAKAFPKMRFRFSTSNPQDMHEEVLHVIAKHQNVCNYIHLPVQSGSTRILKEMNRQHTREEYMTLVDKIKQIIPNCTISQDMITGFPTETEEDHQDTLSLMRYVKYDFGYMFSYSERPGTMAARKLEDDVPEEVKKRRLQEIVDLQQELSLERTQRFLGQTVEILVERESKKSKDEWSGRNSENMVTVFPKENYKPGDFVMVEIYDCSSATLKGKAIGYSEMN; from the coding sequence ATGGAAAAGACAATTGACGAAAACAAACAAGGAACAAAACTTGTTTTAGAAGAAAAGAAAGAAAACACTAAAAAACTTTTTATAGAAAGTTATGGTTGCGCTATGAATTTCTCTGATAGTGAAATTGTAGCTTCAATTCTTAACAATCAAGGATATAATACTACAGACAAACTTGAAGATGCCGACTTAGTTTTAGTTAATACATGTTCTATTAGAGATAAAGCAGAACAAACTATTAGAAAAAGACTTCAAAAATATAATGCTGTAAAACGAGATATTAACCCTAACATGAAAGTTGGTGTTTTAGGCTGTATGGCAGAACGCTTAAAAGAAAAATTTCTTGAAGAAGAAAAAATTGTCGATTTAGTTGTGGGCCCTGATGCTTATAAAGACATTCCAAACTTATTAAATGAAGTTGAAGAAGGAAGAGATGCTATAAATGTTATTCTTTCTAAAGAAGAAACCTATGGCGACATTTCTCCTGTTCGTTTAAACAGCAACGGAATAAATGCTTTTGTATCTATTACACGCGGATGTGATAATATGTGTACTTTTTGCGTGGTTCCATTTACAAGAGGAAGAGAACGAAGCAGAGAACCGCAAAGTATTTTAGACGAAATAGCTGATTTATGGAATAAAGGATATAAAGAGGTATGTTTATTGGGTCAAAATGTAGATAGTTATTTATGGTATGGCGGAGGACTTAAAAAAGATTTTGATAAAGCTTCAGAAATGCAAAAAGCAACATCGGTAGATTTCGCACAATTATTAGACATGTCTGCAAAAGCATTTCCAAAAATGCGTTTCCGTTTCTCTACTTCAAATCCGCAAGACATGCATGAAGAGGTATTACACGTTATTGCAAAACATCAAAATGTTTGTAACTACATTCATTTACCGGTTCAAAGTGGAAGTACTAGAATTTTAAAAGAAATGAATCGTCAACACACACGTGAGGAATACATGACTTTGGTAGACAAAATCAAACAAATAATTCCTAATTGCACGATTTCTCAAGATATGATTACAGGTTTCCCAACAGAAACTGAAGAAGATCATCAAGACACATTGTCTTTAATGCGCTATGTAAAATATGATTTTGGTTATATGTTCTCTTATTCTGAAAGACCAGGAACTATGGCCGCGAGAAAACTAGAAGATGATGTACCCGAAGAAGTTAAAAAACGTAGATTACAAGAAATAGTAGACTTACAACAAGAATTATCATTAGAAAGAACACAACGCTTTTTAGGACAAACAGTGGAAATTTTAGTAGAAAGAGAATCTAAAAAATCTAAAGATGAATGGAGCGGAAGAAATTCCGAAAACATGGTTACTGTTTTTCCAAAAGAAAACTATAAACCTGGCGATTTTGTAATGGTTGAAATTTACGATTGTTCATCAGCTACTTTAAAAGGGAAAGCTATTGGTTATTCTGAAATGAATTAA
- the groES gene encoding co-chaperone GroES, which yields MSLNIKPLSDRVVIEPMAAETTTASGLIIPDTAKEKPQKGTVVAVGNGKKDHTMTVKVGDTVLYGKYSGTELKYEGADYLIMKEEEIYAILG from the coding sequence ATGTCACTAAACATTAAACCACTTTCAGATCGCGTAGTTATAGAGCCAATGGCTGCTGAAACTACAACTGCTTCAGGATTAATTATTCCTGACACTGCAAAAGAAAAACCACAAAAAGGAACAGTTGTTGCAGTTGGAAACGGTAAAAAAGATCATACAATGACTGTTAAAGTTGGAGACACAGTATTGTATGGAAAATATTCTGGTACAGAATTAAAATATGAAGGCGCAGATTATCTTATCATGAAAGAAGAAGAAATTTACGCAATTTTAGGTTAA
- a CDS encoding proton-conducting transporter membrane subunit, producing MNEILQFFIALPLVGFIISLLLPEKKETLISRVAFGTVFIQLVALVVFIIFWVFNGAAHLNLNEITLLKTDHYEFFIDFYFDKISAVYLFIGALLTSMITTYSRYYLHREKGYKRFFNTVLFFFFGYNLAILSGNFETLFIGWEIIGISSFLLIAFYRERYLPVKNAFKVFSIYRIGDIGMILAMWASHHLFHENITFMKMNNFELMSEHLQSHSFIGAFIALSLVLAAAAKSAQIPFSSWLPRAMEGPTPSSAIFYGSLSVHLGVFLMLRTFPFWEHQTSIRIAIGLMGLTTSIMAAYMAKVQSSVKSQVAYSSISQIGLIFIEVALGFETLALFHFAGNAFLRTYQLLVSPSVVSYMIREQFYNFQPKERGIKNTFPKRIEYALYVWSLKEFNLENFMAIVLWKPLKTLGKSLDFLNLKRLILVFIPTFVIGILLYEFKSIVPTQIVSVLPEVFAFIGLLFVFKSFSERKSPFIAWMLIVLNHFWISLAIVFNEKIDYSELVVYLSGIIVAGFVGYASLLYLKKMEEKVSLNQYLGHVYEHPKFAFFFLLAALGVTGFPITTTFIGEDLIFSHIESHQVMLAFFIASSFIVSGIAGIRIYTRLFLGPHIKTYHEIPYRSS from the coding sequence ATGAACGAGATATTACAGTTTTTTATAGCCTTACCATTAGTTGGCTTTATCATAAGTTTATTGTTGCCAGAAAAAAAGGAAACTTTAATTTCAAGAGTAGCATTTGGAACCGTTTTTATTCAATTAGTAGCATTAGTTGTTTTTATCATATTTTGGGTATTTAACGGTGCAGCACATTTAAATTTAAATGAAATTACATTATTAAAAACAGATCATTACGAGTTTTTTATTGATTTTTATTTTGATAAAATTTCGGCAGTTTATTTGTTTATTGGAGCTTTATTAACTTCAATGATTACTACGTATAGCCGTTATTATTTACACAGAGAAAAAGGATATAAACGTTTTTTTAACACAGTTTTGTTTTTCTTTTTTGGCTACAATTTAGCGATTCTTTCAGGAAATTTTGAAACTCTTTTTATTGGTTGGGAAATCATCGGAATTTCTTCTTTCTTATTAATTGCTTTTTATAGAGAACGTTATTTGCCAGTTAAAAACGCTTTTAAAGTGTTTTCAATTTATAGAATTGGAGATATCGGAATGATATTAGCCATGTGGGCAAGTCATCATTTATTTCATGAAAATATAACCTTCATGAAAATGAACAATTTTGAGTTAATGAGTGAGCATTTGCAAAGTCATTCTTTTATCGGAGCTTTTATCGCACTTTCATTAGTCTTAGCAGCTGCGGCAAAATCGGCTCAAATTCCGTTTTCGTCTTGGTTACCAAGAGCTATGGAAGGACCAACACCTTCGAGCGCGATATTCTACGGTTCTCTTTCTGTGCATTTGGGAGTTTTCTTAATGTTGCGAACTTTTCCTTTTTGGGAACATCAAACCTCAATCCGAATTGCAATTGGTTTAATGGGATTAACAACTAGTATTATGGCTGCTTATATGGCAAAAGTTCAGTCATCTGTTAAAAGTCAAGTTGCTTATAGTTCAATTTCTCAAATTGGTTTAATTTTTATTGAAGTAGCACTTGGTTTTGAAACATTGGCTTTGTTTCATTTTGCAGGAAATGCTTTTTTAAGAACGTATCAATTATTGGTTTCTCCTTCTGTTGTGAGTTATATGATTCGTGAGCAGTTTTATAATTTTCAGCCTAAAGAAAGAGGAATTAAAAATACTTTTCCAAAACGAATTGAATATGCACTTTATGTATGGAGTTTAAAAGAATTTAATTTGGAAAATTTTATGGCAATTGTGCTTTGGAAACCTCTAAAAACCTTAGGTAAGTCTTTAGATTTTTTAAACTTAAAACGATTGATTTTAGTTTTTATTCCAACATTTGTTATAGGAATTTTACTTTATGAATTTAAGAGTATTGTGCCTACACAAATAGTTTCAGTTCTACCTGAAGTATTTGCTTTTATAGGATTATTATTTGTTTTTAAATCATTTTCCGAAAGAAAAAGTCCTTTTATAGCTTGGATGTTAATTGTTTTAAATCACTTCTGGATTTCATTAGCTATAGTTTTTAATGAAAAAATAGATTATTCGGAATTAGTAGTTTATCTATCAGGAATTATTGTTGCCGGATTTGTCGGATATGCATCACTATTATATCTTAAGAAAATGGAAGAAAAAGTGAGTTTAAATCAATATTTGGGTCATGTTTATGAACATCCAAAATTTGCTTTTTTCTTTTTATTAGCAGCTTTAGGAGTAACAGGGTTTCCAATTACAACTACATTTATTGGTGAAGATTTAATTTTTAGTCATATCGAAAGTCATCAAGTAATGCTAGCTTTCTTTATAGCTTCAAGTTTTATCGTTTCTGGTATTGCAGGAATTCGAATTTACACTCGATTATTCCTTGGGCCACATATTAAAACATATCACGAAATACCTTATCGTTCTTCGTAA
- a CDS encoding DUF2490 domain-containing protein, which translates to MKNKIVLIFALVVLFSIKSFSQLKSQNNDIWFHYVGKNMISEKTSFTLEATMRYANGFSEKQQWFIRPSFDYKFTSKFTGSLGFTHYETYSYGDPAMNKITSPENHIWIQGVYTHSIGDFKFIHRLRDENRFVGITKLNITSGDFEIDHYEYRNRVRYMFLANYALTKVDDKTKLFAVAGDEMFLNIGSNAGKTLFNQNRIIAGLGYNINSNHQLQLNYIHQNIWNFSNTIQESNPTVRVSYITNFDWTKKE; encoded by the coding sequence ATGAAAAATAAAATAGTTTTAATATTTGCTCTTGTAGTCTTGTTTTCAATTAAATCATTTTCTCAATTGAAAAGTCAAAATAATGATATTTGGTTTCATTATGTTGGAAAAAATATGATTTCAGAGAAGACTTCATTTACTTTAGAAGCAACTATGCGATATGCCAATGGGTTTTCAGAAAAACAACAGTGGTTTATTCGTCCATCATTTGATTATAAATTTACATCAAAATTTACAGGAAGCTTAGGATTTACACATTATGAAACATATTCATATGGAGATCCTGCTATGAATAAAATTACGAGCCCAGAAAATCATATTTGGATACAAGGTGTTTATACGCATTCAATAGGAGATTTTAAATTTATTCATCGCTTAAGAGATGAAAATAGATTTGTAGGAATTACTAAATTAAATATAACTTCTGGTGATTTTGAAATTGATCATTATGAATACCGAAATAGGGTTCGATATATGTTTTTAGCTAATTATGCATTGACAAAAGTTGATGATAAAACTAAGCTTTTTGCTGTTGCTGGAGATGAAATGTTTTTAAATATAGGTTCAAATGCTGGGAAAACACTTTTTAATCAAAATAGAATAATTGCTGGATTAGGTTATAATATAAATTCAAATCATCAATTGCAATTGAATTACATTCATCAAAATATTTGGAATTTTTCGAATACAATACAAGAAAGTAATCCAACGGTTAGAGTGTCTTATATTACTAACTTTGATTGGACAAAAAAAGAATAA
- a CDS encoding SulP family inorganic anion transporter, giving the protein MNTNIKKMIPADGLAGLKENFKTDAISGFIVFLLALPLSLGIAKASEFPPVMGLLTAIIGGIVVSLMMGSRLTIKGPAAGLIVIVAGSVAEFGQGDNVLGWKLALGAMVVAGVVQILFGVFKLGKLADFFPLSAIHGMLAAIGIIIIAKQIPVLLNDDPALGKGKGPLELLANIPNFIMNLDPKATFIGVVSLAIMMGWPYIKNKSIKMIPAPLVVLLFAIPCELFMHFKETEPAYALVKIGNFVDALGFNASFDGFSQTGIFIKYVIMFALVGSLESLLTVKAIDLMDPFKRKSDMNKDLIAVGIGNTFAAFLGGLPMISEVARSSSNVNNGAKTRWANFFHGVFILAFVLLASPILEMIPNAALAAMLITVGIKLSHPKEFIHTFQIGKEQLAIFLVTIFFTLFEDLLVGIAAGIILKMIIHLVNGTPISSFFKAPTLVSFEGNNYLVEIDKAAIFTNYLGVKRKLESIPPGFNVTIDLKKTKLVDHSVMENLEHFKHDYESNDNSTVTIIGLENHQPLSAHPLSGRKNK; this is encoded by the coding sequence ATGAATACAAACATAAAAAAAATGATTCCTGCTGATGGTTTAGCAGGATTAAAAGAAAATTTTAAAACCGACGCTATTTCTGGCTTTATTGTTTTCTTACTAGCATTGCCCTTGAGTTTAGGAATTGCAAAAGCATCAGAGTTCCCTCCAGTTATGGGTTTGTTAACTGCTATTATTGGAGGTATTGTGGTGAGTCTCATGATGGGATCTCGATTGACCATAAAAGGACCAGCTGCTGGTTTAATTGTAATTGTTGCAGGTTCTGTTGCCGAATTTGGTCAAGGAGATAATGTTTTAGGTTGGAAATTAGCATTAGGTGCCATGGTTGTTGCAGGTGTGGTTCAAATATTATTTGGCGTTTTTAAATTAGGTAAACTTGCCGATTTTTTTCCGCTTTCTGCTATTCATGGAATGTTGGCTGCTATTGGGATTATAATTATAGCAAAACAAATTCCGGTTTTATTGAATGATGATCCTGCTTTAGGAAAAGGAAAAGGGCCATTAGAATTATTAGCAAATATTCCAAATTTTATCATGAATTTAGATCCAAAAGCTACGTTTATTGGTGTTGTAAGTTTAGCGATTATGATGGGTTGGCCTTATATTAAAAACAAAAGTATTAAAATGATTCCAGCTCCATTAGTAGTGTTGTTGTTTGCTATTCCTTGTGAATTGTTCATGCACTTTAAAGAAACGGAACCAGCTTACGCATTAGTGAAAATTGGAAACTTTGTTGATGCTTTAGGTTTTAATGCCAGTTTTGATGGCTTTTCTCAAACCGGTATTTTTATTAAATATGTTATCATGTTCGCGTTGGTCGGTTCTTTAGAGTCTCTTTTAACAGTTAAAGCAATTGATTTAATGGATCCTTTTAAACGTAAATCAGACATGAATAAAGATTTGATTGCTGTTGGAATAGGAAATACTTTCGCAGCATTCTTAGGTGGTTTGCCAATGATTTCTGAGGTGGCTCGTTCTTCTTCAAATGTTAATAATGGCGCAAAAACACGTTGGGCAAACTTTTTTCATGGTGTTTTTATCTTAGCTTTTGTTTTGCTAGCTTCGCCAATTTTAGAGATGATTCCTAATGCAGCTTTAGCAGCTATGTTAATTACTGTTGGAATTAAATTATCTCATCCAAAAGAGTTTATTCATACTTTTCAAATTGGGAAAGAACAATTAGCAATTTTCTTAGTTACTATTTTCTTTACATTGTTTGAAGACTTATTAGTTGGTATTGCAGCCGGAATTATCTTAAAAATGATTATTCATTTAGTTAATGGAACACCTATTTCTTCTTTCTTTAAAGCTCCAACTTTAGTTTCTTTTGAAGGTAATAATTATTTAGTTGAAATTGATAAAGCTGCTATTTTTACTAATTATTTAGGAGTAAAGCGAAAGCTAGAATCGATCCCTCCGGGATTTAATGTTACTATTGATTTAAAGAAAACAAAACTCGTTGATCATTCCGTAATGGAAAATTTAGAACATTTTAAACATGATTATGAGTCAAATGATAATAGTACAGTTACAATTATTGGTTTAGAAAATCATCAACCACTTTCAGCTCACCCATTGTCAGGAAGAAAAAATAAATAA
- the lptE gene encoding LPS assembly lipoprotein LptE, translated as MKKGIYIILIGLTLTLNSCSVYNFTGTGKIDADTFQVNYFQNNAELVEPGIERTFTITLQEILQNQTSLNLTNQGGDLLYEGEIVEYRITPMTATSNQTAAQNRLTIAVMVRFSNKNKEEDNFEKRFSFYHDYDANEQMTGTRLTTALDEIFERITQDIFNESLAKW; from the coding sequence ATGAAAAAAGGAATTTATATAATACTAATTGGATTAACGCTTACTTTAAATAGTTGTAGTGTTTATAATTTCACAGGAACCGGAAAAATTGACGCTGATACATTTCAAGTAAATTATTTTCAAAACAATGCTGAACTGGTTGAACCTGGAATTGAAAGAACTTTTACAATTACATTACAGGAAATTTTACAAAACCAAACAAGCTTAAACCTTACTAATCAAGGCGGCGACTTATTATATGAAGGCGAAATTGTTGAGTATAGAATTACTCCAATGACAGCAACTTCTAATCAAACAGCAGCACAAAACAGACTAACAATTGCAGTGATGGTCCGTTTTTCAAATAAAAACAAAGAAGAAGATAATTTTGAAAAACGTTTTTCTTTTTATCATGATTATGATGCAAACGAACAAATGACAGGAACAAGGCTAACAACTGCTCTTGATGAAATTTTTGAAAGAATTACTCAAGACATCTTTAATGAATCATTAGCTAAATGGTAA